A genome region from Anopheles stephensi strain Indian chromosome 2, UCI_ANSTEP_V1.0, whole genome shotgun sequence includes the following:
- the LOC118505535 gene encoding AF4/FMR2 family member lilli-like isoform X3, which yields MGCALMSPERTLDEDSSDGASDQLIADESIEEELVDEEDSALVVSLSTSGVAGVETIVGDHVTIETSSPIPSPGAETTVSSMTEGPTGAPTTPTIPSGSTMVLSAIPLDQSIMHQQIVHLQQQQQQHSANHTINNNNTSFKNHNNSGAAAGGAKNILISSSTGSSGGTSSSSTVTHQIVHQHHPHTYTISLGNHGTAGNGSSNHYQTVATATSNGSVVAPITTGSTSSSSSNNIATSNMASGGGGGGGTGALALVTGAGVSTVPSPSSPAVVPSLGAGSTGTGPAAAGGAGMLVVTDRNGTATTTTTGKLVLLHQGRAGEDYITTTGETINGGNIVLLATEQMDMAEHDIINNNVIISTTNSGTGGGTTRTVALPAHHQPHLAPGGGATNGPPTATNGDEDLTSLSWLQDKNLIKAINLSKVPVSSPDSPRQVSAVVASGAAGRISPTSDFVEDSSSISEDNNSSVNSSSEQSTGDPYSAEPADRRTPSQHLYQQHGISSKAITTLNGDTIIGIPVIAVNQHHHHHHHTLGGANGNIPQQQQQQVVLDGGKTMKVSVMTSLAAPTVTATPFIVTGGGSSTSVPVSASYGIVSSPVSSGAGNTNPLATSTPVSSSAGGNSNTTSSTPHQHFHKKYLREELVKQQQQQQQQQQQQQQPPQQQHQPNAKATLGGGTVTVMGAGGTTNNIFLTPLKHQANSAVKYDDGSDTAEDRHYPPPAAPIKNGSSNYGGSSTMSSPNVSGEEYGNNVGNTVTVYGGLNMIKQSPVPSPTMLSPTHNGSSSNGLIIQHHPNHYQQQPQQQQQQPTATPPPQQQPLPPPPSATSTSASLSLPPSPQGSGSGSSVSPSKLPPPKSKHPTNVPYDPLVHVNSKPPFSFSSLIFMAIENSQQKALPVKEIYAWIVHQFPYFKTAPTGWKNSVRHNLSLNKCFQKVEKAANLGKGSLWMVEPQFRPNLVQALSRSPFHAGSGMDKATYKSLQQQRSTNASPTGNGSHYSKQEHFPQLTSRLAPTDAGQNGLLHHDDLDDISRSSTPIDYDGGGSGDMAPGVGGPPHHSNQYQPQHHHVQHEQQQQQHHALLSSAHHAHGQLIALAGGGYHRLGSPEPPSTNGSANGTTTTAYLSTVDGTTIVSCPSGPVVYMNGGPVGAAVLPKDIVTGREWSADTIEDVNAATAMLALKHGSKIYTETSFRNGQPPVITTSPSEDHTYSAGGVGVQELTTNGVATNGAATAAVIGNGCSCCSSSDERYDVPQHNRHHHHHHHHHQPPHHAASHPHHHQPQQPQQQQHHSLRHSDIISNGTSSDATYESSEESHPAHVPSAEDVEERRRQEGVFALLNLAQMTYSPSPASSMSSSTSTLSSPASSTGSLKRAAPNDSPYAPAHTNGTPYRQLHAGSPDRARTASPPMAHHHHLQHLPANNMHGEPGTNTGGNILQTTIPIVSYYSGGGSSSSGSSSGDLTTRQYASPPPAKKTKPRSSLKKLKKKSLGGR from the exons ATGGGTTGTGCGCT AATGTCCCCAGAAAGGACACTTGACGAAGACAGCAGTGACGGTGCTAGTGATCAGCTTATTGCGGACGAATCGATCGAGGAAGAATTGGTGGACGAGGAAGATTCGGCGTTAGTGGTGAGCCTTAGTACCAGTGGCGTGGCAGGTGTCGAAACCATCGTCGGCGATCACGTGACGATCGAGACGTCCTCACCGATCCCCAGCCCTGGGGCAGAAACGACAGTATCGTCCATGACCGAGGGTCCTACCGGGGCACCGACGACTCCAACGATCCCAAGCGGTTCCACCATGGTACTGTCCGCGATCCCGCTGGATCAGTCAATCATGCACCAACAAATCGTacatctgcagcagcagcagcagcaacacagtGCAAACCATacgatcaacaacaacaacacgagcTTCAAAAACCATAACAACAGTGGTGCTGCAGCAGGTGGagcaaaaaatattcttatcagcagcagcacaggcagcagcggcggaaccagcagcagcagcaccgtcaCACACCAAATAGTGCATCAACACCATCCCCATACGTACACCATCAGTCTTGGCAATCACGGTACGGCTGgtaacggcagcagcaaccactaCCAAACGGTTGCTACGGCAACGTCCAACGGTAGCGTTGTTGCACCAATCACCACCggaagcaccagcagcagcagcagcaacaacatcgccACCAGCAATATGgcgtccggtggtggtggtggtggaggaacGGGTGCACTCGCACTAGTGACCGGAGCAGGAGTCAGTACCGTGCCATCGCCGTCGTCCCCGGCCGTAGTGCCATCGTTGGGTGCTGGCAGCACTGGCACGGGTCCTGCTGCAGCCGGTGGTGCCGGTATGCTGGTGGTGACGGACCGGAATGGGACGGCCACTACCACAACCACGGGCAAGCTCGTACTGCTGCATCAGGGCCGCGCAGGCGAAGATTATATAA CTACAACCGGCGAAACGATCAACGGTGGCAATATCGTCCTGCTGGCAACGGAGCAGATGGATATGGCGGAGCACGACATCATCAACAATAATGTTATCATCAGCACCACGAACAGCGGTACGGGCGGTGGTACGACACGAACGGTTGCGCTTCCCGCACACCACCAACCTCATCTAGCGCCTGGCGGTGGTGCCACCAATGGGCCACCAACGGCGACAAACGGTGACGAGGATCTCACATCGTTGTCTTGGTTGCAGGATAAGAATTTAATAAAAG CTATCAATCTGTCTAAAGTGCCAGTTTCATCTCCGGATAGTCCGCGGCAGGTAAGCGCCGTAGTGGCCAGCGGTGCAGCAGGACGCATCTCACCGACCAGTGACTTTGTCGAGGATTCATCAAGCATTTCCGAGGATAACAACTCGTCCGTAAACTCTTCGTCGGAACAAAGCACCGGTGATCCGTACTCTGCCGAACCAGCCGATCGACGGACGCCATCCCAGCATCTGTACCAGCAGCACGGCATCAGCTCCAAGGCAATCACAACCCTGAACGGGGATACGATCATTGGCATACCGGTGATAGCGGtaaaccagcaccaccatcatcaccatcatacGCTGGGCGGAGCCAATGGCAACAtaccacaacaacagcagcagcaggttgtcCTGGACGGTGGCAAAACGATGAAGGTTTCCGTAATGACGAGCCTGGCCGCACCAACCGTCACGGCAACTCCGTTCATTGTGACGGGTGGTGGTAGCAGTACGAGCGTACCGGTTTCTGCATCCTACGGAATTGTGTCCTCACCGGTCAGTTCCGGAGCCGGTAATACTAACCCGCTGGCAACTTCCACTCCGGTGAGCTCCAGTGCCGGCGGTAACAGCAATACCACCTCAAGTACCCCGCATCAACACTTTCACAAAAAGTATCTGCGCGAGGAGCttgtgaagcagcagcagcagcaacagcagcagcaacagcaacagcagcaaccgccacaacaacagcatcaaccaAACGCAAAAGCTACGCTCGGTGGCGGAACGGTGACTGTGATGGGCGCCGGCggaaccaccaacaacatctTTCTCACACCATTGAAACATCAGGCAAATAG CGCTGTGAAGTACGACGATGGCTCTGACACCGCCGAAGATCGTCACTATCCACCGCCTGCCGCACCGATCAAGAACGGTAGCAGCAACTACggtggcagcagcaccatGAGCTCACCAAACGTTAGCGGCGAAGAGTACGGCAACAACGTGGGCAACACCGTCACCGTGTACGGCGGACTCAACATGATCAAGCAATCGCCCGTGCCCTCGCCGACGATGCTATCACCAACGCACAACGGCAGCTCGAGCAACGGTCTGATTATCCAGCACCATCCGAATCATtaccagcagcaaccacagcagcagcagcagcaaccaactGCAACACCTCCtccacagcagcaaccgttGCCTCCGCCGCCGTCAGCCACCAGCACGTCCGCCTCCCTGTCGCTGCCACCATCGCCGCAGggttccggttccggcagTTCCGTCAGTCCGTCAAAGTTACCGCCGCCGAAGTCGAAGCATCCGACCAACGTGCCATACGATCCGCTGGTCCACGTCAACAGTAAGCCTCCGTTCAGCTTTAG CTCGCTCATCTTTATGGCCATTGAAAACTCGCAGCAGAAGGCGCTGCCGGTGAAGGAGATTTATGCCTGGATTGTGCACCAGTTCCCGTACTTCAAAACGGCACCGACCGGGTGGAAGAACAGCGTGCGCCACAATCTATCGCTGAACAAGTGTTTCCAGAAGGTGGAAAAGGCTGCG AATCTCGGCAAAGGCTCCCTGTGGATGGTGGAGCCTCAGTTCAGGCCAAACCTCGTCCAAGCACTTTCGCGCTCACCGTTCCACGCCGGCTCCGGTATGGATAAGGCGACGTACAAAAGCCTGCAGCAGCAACGTTCCACCAATGCCAGCCCCACTGGCAATGGGTCACACTATTCCAAG CAGGAGCACTTTCCGCAACTGACGAGTCGTCTAGCACCGACCGATGCCGGTCAAAATGGATTGCTGCATCATGACGATCTGGACGATATTAGCCGTTCGTCGACGCCTATCGATTACGATGGGGGTGGTAGCGGCGATATGGCACCGGGTGTCGGCGGTCCTCCACATCACAGCAACCAGTATCAGCCCCAGCATCATCATGTGCAgcacgaacagcagcagcagcagcatcatgcgCTGTTGAGCTCCGCGCATCACGCTCACGGGCAGTTGATTGCGCTGGCTGGCGGAGGTTACCATCGGCTCGGTTCACCCGAACCACCGTCCACGAATGGATCGGCAAATGGAACCACTACCACTGCCTATCTGTCGACTGTGGACGGTACCACGATTGTGTCCTGCCCGAGCGGTCCTGTGGTGTACATGAACGGTGGCCCTGTTGGTGCTGCCGTGCTGCCGAAGGATATCGTTACCGGGCGTGAATGGAGTGCGGACACGATAGAGGATGTGAATGCCGCTACGGCAATGCTCGCACTAAAGCATGGTTCCAAAATTTACACCGAAACCTCGTTCCGGAATGG TCAACCTCCCGTCATTACAACCTCCCCGAGCGAGGACCACACGTACTCGGCcggtggagtcggtgtacagGAGCTGACAACGAACGGGGTGGCAACGAACGGAGCGGCGACCGCCGCGGTGATAGGGAATGGATGTAGCTGCTGCTCGTCGTCCGATGAGCGGTACGACGTGCCCCAGCACAatcggcaccaccaccaccaccaccaccaccatcagcctCCGCATCATGCGGCCAGCCATCCTCACCATCACCAGCCacagcagccacagcagcagcaacatcattcGCTTCGGCACAGTGATATCATCAGCAACGGCACATCCTCCGATGCAACGTACGAAAGCAGCGAGGAAAG CCATCCAGCGCACGTTCCATCCGCCGAAGATGTGGAGGAACGGCGCCGGCAGGAAGGTGTGTTCGCCCTGCTCAACCTCGCCCAGATGACCTACTCGCCTTCGCCTGCCTCGTCCATGTCGTCCTCGACGTCCACCCTCTCGTCGCCCGCCTCCTCCACCGGTTCGCTGAAACGTGCCGCGCCGAACGATTCGCCGTACGCACCTGCCCATACCAACGGCACGCCCTATCGCCAGCTGCACGCCGGCTCGCCCGATCGTGCACGTACCGCGTCGCCCCCGATggcgcaccaccatcacctgcAGCATCTGCCGGCCAACAATATGCATGGCGAGCCGGGTACCAACACCGGCGGCAATATTCTGCAAACGACGATCCCGATCGTATCGTACTACAGTggtggtggcagcagcagtagtggcagcagcagcggtgacCTCACGACCCGCCAGTacgcatcaccaccaccggccaaGAAAACCAAACCCCGCTCGTCGCTCAAGAAGCTGAAGAAGAAGTCGCTCGGCGGCCGGTAA
- the LOC118505535 gene encoding AF4/FMR2 family member lilli-like isoform X4, with protein sequence MSPERTLDEDSSDGASDQLIADESIEEELVDEEDSALVVSLSTSGVAGVETIVGDHVTIETSSPIPSPGAETTVSSMTEGPTGAPTTPTIPSGSTMVLSAIPLDQSIMHQQIVHLQQQQQQHSANHTINNNNTSFKNHNNSGAAAGGAKNILISSSTGSSGGTSSSSTVTHQIVHQHHPHTYTISLGNHGTAGNGSSNHYQTVATATSNGSVVAPITTGSTSSSSSNNIATSNMASGGGGGGGTGALALVTGAGVSTVPSPSSPAVVPSLGAGSTGTGPAAAGGAGMLVVTDRNGTATTTTTGKLVLLHQGRAGEDYITTTGETINGGNIVLLATEQMDMAEHDIINNNVIISTTNSGTGGGTTRTVALPAHHQPHLAPGGGATNGPPTATNGDEDLTSLSWLQDKNLIKAINLSKVPVSSPDSPRQVSAVVASGAAGRISPTSDFVEDSSSISEDNNSSVNSSSEQSTGDPYSAEPADRRTPSQHLYQQHGISSKAITTLNGDTIIGIPVIAVNQHHHHHHHTLGGANGNIPQQQQQQVVLDGGKTMKVSVMTSLAAPTVTATPFIVTGGGSSTSVPVSASYGIVSSPVSSGAGNTNPLATSTPVSSSAGGNSNTTSSTPHQHFHKKYLREELVKQQQQQQQQQQQQQQPPQQQHQPNAKATLGGGTVTVMGAGGTTNNIFLTPLKHQANSAVKYDDGSDTAEDRHYPPPAAPIKNGSSNYGGSSTMSSPNVSGEEYGNNVGNTVTVYGGLNMIKQSPVPSPTMLSPTHNGSSSNGLIIQHHPNHYQQQPQQQQQQPTATPPPQQQPLPPPPSATSTSASLSLPPSPQGSGSGSSVSPSKLPPPKSKHPTNVPYDPLVHVNSKPPFSFSSLIFMAIENSQQKALPVKEIYAWIVHQFPYFKTAPTGWKNSVRHNLSLNKCFQKVEKAANLGKGSLWMVEPQFRPNLVQALSRSPFHAGSGMDKATYKSLQQQRSTNASPTGNGSHYSKQEHFPQLTSRLAPTDAGQNGLLHHDDLDDISRSSTPIDYDGGGSGDMAPGVGGPPHHSNQYQPQHHHVQHEQQQQQHHALLSSAHHAHGQLIALAGGGYHRLGSPEPPSTNGSANGTTTTAYLSTVDGTTIVSCPSGPVVYMNGGPVGAAVLPKDIVTGREWSADTIEDVNAATAMLALKHGSKIYTETSFRNGQPPVITTSPSEDHTYSAGGVGVQELTTNGVATNGAATAAVIGNGCSCCSSSDERYDVPQHNRHHHHHHHHHQPPHHAASHPHHHQPQQPQQQQHHSLRHSDIISNGTSSDATYESSEESHPAHVPSAEDVEERRRQEGVFALLNLAQMTYSPSPASSMSSSTSTLSSPASSTGSLKRAAPNDSPYAPAHTNGTPYRQLHAGSPDRARTASPPMAHHHHLQHLPANNMHGEPGTNTGGNILQTTIPIVSYYSGGGSSSSGSSSGDLTTRQYASPPPAKKTKPRSSLKKLKKKSLGGR encoded by the exons ATGTCCCCAGAAAGGACACTTGACGAAGACAGCAGTGACGGTGCTAGTGATCAGCTTATTGCGGACGAATCGATCGAGGAAGAATTGGTGGACGAGGAAGATTCGGCGTTAGTGGTGAGCCTTAGTACCAGTGGCGTGGCAGGTGTCGAAACCATCGTCGGCGATCACGTGACGATCGAGACGTCCTCACCGATCCCCAGCCCTGGGGCAGAAACGACAGTATCGTCCATGACCGAGGGTCCTACCGGGGCACCGACGACTCCAACGATCCCAAGCGGTTCCACCATGGTACTGTCCGCGATCCCGCTGGATCAGTCAATCATGCACCAACAAATCGTacatctgcagcagcagcagcagcaacacagtGCAAACCATacgatcaacaacaacaacacgagcTTCAAAAACCATAACAACAGTGGTGCTGCAGCAGGTGGagcaaaaaatattcttatcagcagcagcacaggcagcagcggcggaaccagcagcagcagcaccgtcaCACACCAAATAGTGCATCAACACCATCCCCATACGTACACCATCAGTCTTGGCAATCACGGTACGGCTGgtaacggcagcagcaaccactaCCAAACGGTTGCTACGGCAACGTCCAACGGTAGCGTTGTTGCACCAATCACCACCggaagcaccagcagcagcagcagcaacaacatcgccACCAGCAATATGgcgtccggtggtggtggtggtggaggaacGGGTGCACTCGCACTAGTGACCGGAGCAGGAGTCAGTACCGTGCCATCGCCGTCGTCCCCGGCCGTAGTGCCATCGTTGGGTGCTGGCAGCACTGGCACGGGTCCTGCTGCAGCCGGTGGTGCCGGTATGCTGGTGGTGACGGACCGGAATGGGACGGCCACTACCACAACCACGGGCAAGCTCGTACTGCTGCATCAGGGCCGCGCAGGCGAAGATTATATAA CTACAACCGGCGAAACGATCAACGGTGGCAATATCGTCCTGCTGGCAACGGAGCAGATGGATATGGCGGAGCACGACATCATCAACAATAATGTTATCATCAGCACCACGAACAGCGGTACGGGCGGTGGTACGACACGAACGGTTGCGCTTCCCGCACACCACCAACCTCATCTAGCGCCTGGCGGTGGTGCCACCAATGGGCCACCAACGGCGACAAACGGTGACGAGGATCTCACATCGTTGTCTTGGTTGCAGGATAAGAATTTAATAAAAG CTATCAATCTGTCTAAAGTGCCAGTTTCATCTCCGGATAGTCCGCGGCAGGTAAGCGCCGTAGTGGCCAGCGGTGCAGCAGGACGCATCTCACCGACCAGTGACTTTGTCGAGGATTCATCAAGCATTTCCGAGGATAACAACTCGTCCGTAAACTCTTCGTCGGAACAAAGCACCGGTGATCCGTACTCTGCCGAACCAGCCGATCGACGGACGCCATCCCAGCATCTGTACCAGCAGCACGGCATCAGCTCCAAGGCAATCACAACCCTGAACGGGGATACGATCATTGGCATACCGGTGATAGCGGtaaaccagcaccaccatcatcaccatcatacGCTGGGCGGAGCCAATGGCAACAtaccacaacaacagcagcagcaggttgtcCTGGACGGTGGCAAAACGATGAAGGTTTCCGTAATGACGAGCCTGGCCGCACCAACCGTCACGGCAACTCCGTTCATTGTGACGGGTGGTGGTAGCAGTACGAGCGTACCGGTTTCTGCATCCTACGGAATTGTGTCCTCACCGGTCAGTTCCGGAGCCGGTAATACTAACCCGCTGGCAACTTCCACTCCGGTGAGCTCCAGTGCCGGCGGTAACAGCAATACCACCTCAAGTACCCCGCATCAACACTTTCACAAAAAGTATCTGCGCGAGGAGCttgtgaagcagcagcagcagcaacagcagcagcaacagcaacagcagcaaccgccacaacaacagcatcaaccaAACGCAAAAGCTACGCTCGGTGGCGGAACGGTGACTGTGATGGGCGCCGGCggaaccaccaacaacatctTTCTCACACCATTGAAACATCAGGCAAATAG CGCTGTGAAGTACGACGATGGCTCTGACACCGCCGAAGATCGTCACTATCCACCGCCTGCCGCACCGATCAAGAACGGTAGCAGCAACTACggtggcagcagcaccatGAGCTCACCAAACGTTAGCGGCGAAGAGTACGGCAACAACGTGGGCAACACCGTCACCGTGTACGGCGGACTCAACATGATCAAGCAATCGCCCGTGCCCTCGCCGACGATGCTATCACCAACGCACAACGGCAGCTCGAGCAACGGTCTGATTATCCAGCACCATCCGAATCATtaccagcagcaaccacagcagcagcagcagcaaccaactGCAACACCTCCtccacagcagcaaccgttGCCTCCGCCGCCGTCAGCCACCAGCACGTCCGCCTCCCTGTCGCTGCCACCATCGCCGCAGggttccggttccggcagTTCCGTCAGTCCGTCAAAGTTACCGCCGCCGAAGTCGAAGCATCCGACCAACGTGCCATACGATCCGCTGGTCCACGTCAACAGTAAGCCTCCGTTCAGCTTTAG CTCGCTCATCTTTATGGCCATTGAAAACTCGCAGCAGAAGGCGCTGCCGGTGAAGGAGATTTATGCCTGGATTGTGCACCAGTTCCCGTACTTCAAAACGGCACCGACCGGGTGGAAGAACAGCGTGCGCCACAATCTATCGCTGAACAAGTGTTTCCAGAAGGTGGAAAAGGCTGCG AATCTCGGCAAAGGCTCCCTGTGGATGGTGGAGCCTCAGTTCAGGCCAAACCTCGTCCAAGCACTTTCGCGCTCACCGTTCCACGCCGGCTCCGGTATGGATAAGGCGACGTACAAAAGCCTGCAGCAGCAACGTTCCACCAATGCCAGCCCCACTGGCAATGGGTCACACTATTCCAAG CAGGAGCACTTTCCGCAACTGACGAGTCGTCTAGCACCGACCGATGCCGGTCAAAATGGATTGCTGCATCATGACGATCTGGACGATATTAGCCGTTCGTCGACGCCTATCGATTACGATGGGGGTGGTAGCGGCGATATGGCACCGGGTGTCGGCGGTCCTCCACATCACAGCAACCAGTATCAGCCCCAGCATCATCATGTGCAgcacgaacagcagcagcagcagcatcatgcgCTGTTGAGCTCCGCGCATCACGCTCACGGGCAGTTGATTGCGCTGGCTGGCGGAGGTTACCATCGGCTCGGTTCACCCGAACCACCGTCCACGAATGGATCGGCAAATGGAACCACTACCACTGCCTATCTGTCGACTGTGGACGGTACCACGATTGTGTCCTGCCCGAGCGGTCCTGTGGTGTACATGAACGGTGGCCCTGTTGGTGCTGCCGTGCTGCCGAAGGATATCGTTACCGGGCGTGAATGGAGTGCGGACACGATAGAGGATGTGAATGCCGCTACGGCAATGCTCGCACTAAAGCATGGTTCCAAAATTTACACCGAAACCTCGTTCCGGAATGG TCAACCTCCCGTCATTACAACCTCCCCGAGCGAGGACCACACGTACTCGGCcggtggagtcggtgtacagGAGCTGACAACGAACGGGGTGGCAACGAACGGAGCGGCGACCGCCGCGGTGATAGGGAATGGATGTAGCTGCTGCTCGTCGTCCGATGAGCGGTACGACGTGCCCCAGCACAatcggcaccaccaccaccaccaccaccaccatcagcctCCGCATCATGCGGCCAGCCATCCTCACCATCACCAGCCacagcagccacagcagcagcaacatcattcGCTTCGGCACAGTGATATCATCAGCAACGGCACATCCTCCGATGCAACGTACGAAAGCAGCGAGGAAAG CCATCCAGCGCACGTTCCATCCGCCGAAGATGTGGAGGAACGGCGCCGGCAGGAAGGTGTGTTCGCCCTGCTCAACCTCGCCCAGATGACCTACTCGCCTTCGCCTGCCTCGTCCATGTCGTCCTCGACGTCCACCCTCTCGTCGCCCGCCTCCTCCACCGGTTCGCTGAAACGTGCCGCGCCGAACGATTCGCCGTACGCACCTGCCCATACCAACGGCACGCCCTATCGCCAGCTGCACGCCGGCTCGCCCGATCGTGCACGTACCGCGTCGCCCCCGATggcgcaccaccatcacctgcAGCATCTGCCGGCCAACAATATGCATGGCGAGCCGGGTACCAACACCGGCGGCAATATTCTGCAAACGACGATCCCGATCGTATCGTACTACAGTggtggtggcagcagcagtagtggcagcagcagcggtgacCTCACGACCCGCCAGTacgcatcaccaccaccggccaaGAAAACCAAACCCCGCTCGTCGCTCAAGAAGCTGAAGAAGAAGTCGCTCGGCGGCCGGTAA